In Cololabis saira isolate AMF1-May2022 chromosome 4, fColSai1.1, whole genome shotgun sequence, one DNA window encodes the following:
- the LOC133441406 gene encoding NACHT, LRR and PYD domains-containing protein 12-like isoform X8: MTEVQKMDGCVEEEEERPESPGSICLSMKSDRSRREPLNFSKEPGPSDTEGRYRSQRPESPGSICLSMKSDWSKDKPPGFSEEPGPSDTEGRKMRGVGVEEQPSYCPLCQDVLKDPVSSSCGHWFCRRCMSSYWDQSAPPGSSSCPQCGKRSRTRAGLQTASQSRTVPADAGLQEVLDEHKTSLRRRCEHVTQGIDEPGSRTPLNRIYTELFITEGLSEEVDTQHEVRQLETASRMKSLHDAPIRCQDIFKALPNQCGAIRVVLTNGVAGAGKTFSVQKFSLDWAEGSENQDVTVVILLSFRELHLIGDGQLSLLRLIQVFHPSLQKLTAEQLAAGKPLFIFDGLDESRHSLDFNNGPVVSDVTQSSSVNVLLTNLIQGNLLPSALIWITSRPAAANQIPHKHVDRVTEVRGFTDGQKEEYFRRRFRDEERSSSIVSHMKTSRTLHIMCKLPVFCWITATVLDHMLTTEQREELPKTLTDMFSHFLLVQTKRKRNKYQEGHETSQWELTEDDRDLLLKLGRLAFEHLEKGNIMFYQEDLEQCGLDVPEASVYSGVCTQIFRRDCEVFQKPVYCFVHLSIQEFLAAVYVLHCWSTRNTDVLENFLGENRYSSLDDFLKRVMQKSMWSKNGHLDLFVRFLHGLSVESNQRLLGGLLNQTENDPETIQRVINNLKKMKTDDISPDRSINIFQCLMEMNDLSVHQQIQEFLKLENRSEQELSEIQCSCLPYMLQMLEEVLDELDLDKYNTTPGGRRRLIPAVRNCRKARFVGCYLSKTEFEVVASALKSNPSHLTELDLSQNKNLQDSGVKLLSGGLESPNCRLETLRLQSCSLSEIRCSSLVSALKSNPSHLEYLDLSLNPLQDSGVEHLCGFLESPDCRLETLRLQSCSLSEISCSSLVSALKSNPSHLEHLDLSLNTLQDSGVKHLCGFQESPDCRLETLRLENCWLSEISCSSLVSALKSNPSHLKHLKHLDLSWNQLQDSGVEHLCGFLESPDCRLETLSLQCCGLSGISCSSLVSALKSNPSHLKHLDLRFNYKLQAADVEQLSGLVESPDYQLQTLRSERCSLSEIRCRPLVSALESNPSDLEHLDLSKNELQDSDVKQLCVLLESPDCRLETLRLEFCSLSGISCSSLVSALKSNPSHLKHLDLRNNYKLQAADVEQLSGLVQSPDYQLQTLRIGRNLPGT, from the exons AGGGAGGAAGATGAGAGGAGTtggtgtggaggagcagccgtcCTACTGTCCTTTGTGTCAGGACGTCCTGAAGGATCCAGTCTCTAGCAGCTGTGGACACTGGTTCTGCAGACGCTGCATGAGCTCATACTGGGACCAGTCTGCTCCACCAGGATCGTCCTCCTGTCCCCAGTGTGGAAAAAGATCCAGAACCAGAGCTGGACTGCAGACAGCCAGTCAGAGCAGAACTGTACCAG CAGATGCTGGTCTGCAGGAGGTCCTAGATGAACATAAGACCAGTCTGAGGAGGAGATGTGAACATGTGACTCAAGGAATTGATGAACCGGGAAGTAGAACCCCCCTCAACaggatctacacggagctcttcATCACAGAGGGACTGAGTGAAGAGGTTGATACCCAACATGAGGTGAGGCAGCTGGAGACAGCTTCCAGGATGAAGAGCCTCCATGACGCTCCAATCAGATGCCAGGACATCTTTAAAGCCTTACCCAACCAATGTGGAGCCATCAGAGTGGTTCTGACGAACGGCGTCGCTGGCGCTGGGAAAACCTTCTCGGTTCAGAAGTTCTCTCTGGACTGGGCCGAGGGCTCGGAGAACCAAGACGTCACCGTGGTGATTCTGCTCTCGTTCAGGGAGCTGCACCTGATCGGAGATGGGCAGCTCAGTCTTCTCAGGCTGATCCAGGTTTTCCATCCATCGTTACAGAAGctcacagcagagcagctggctgccgggaaaccgttgttcatctttgacggcctGGATGAAAGCAGACATTCCCTGGACTTCAACAACGGTCCGGTCGTGTCTGACGTCACACAGAGCTCATCGGTCAACGTGCTGCTGACCAACCTCAtccaggggaacctgcttccctcagctctcatctggatcacttccagacctgcagcagccaatcagatccctcacaaacacgtggacagggtgacagaagtacgaggcttcaccgacggccagaaggaggaatacttcaggaggaggttcagggatgaagagcggtccagcagcatcgtctcccacatgaagacatccagaaccctccacatcatgtgtaaactcccggtcttctgctggatcactgctacagttctggaccacatgttgaccacagagcagagagaagagctgcccaagaccctgactgacatgttctcccacttcctgctggtccagactaagaggaagaggaacaagTACCAGGAGGGACATGAGACGAGTCAATGGGAGCTGACGGAGGATGACAGGgaccttctcctgaagctggggAGGCTGGCGTTCGAACATCTGGAGAAAGGAAACATCATGTTCTACCAAGAAGACCTGGAGCAGTGTGGTCTTGATGTCCCAGAGGCCTCGGTGTACTCAGGAGTTTGTACCCAGATCTTCAGGAGAGACTGTGAGGTCTTCCAGAAACCCGTCTACtgctttgttcatctgagcATCCAGGAGTTCCTGGCTGCAGTCTACGTGCTGCACTGTTGGTCCACCAGGAACACAGATGTGCTGGAGAACTTCCTGGGAGAAAACAGATACTCATCTCTGGATGACTTCCTGAAGAGAGTCATGCAGAAATCCATGTGGAGTAAAAATGGCCACCTGGACCTGTTTGTCCGCTTCCTTCATGGTCTTTCTGTGGAGTCCAACCAGAGACTGTTAGGAGGTCTGCTGAACCAGACGGAGAACGATCCAGAAACCATCCAGAGAGTCATCAACAACCTGAAGAAGATGAAAACTGATGATATCTCTCCTGACAGAAGCATCAACATCTTCCAGTGTCTGATGGAGATGAACGACCTCTCAGTTCATCAGCAGATCCAAGAGTTCCTGAAGTTAGAGAACAGATCAGAGCAGGAACTCTCTGAGATCCAGTGTTCATGTCTGCCCtacatgctgcagatgttggaggaggttctggatgAGTTGGACCTGGACAAGTACAATACAACACCAGGGGGTCGAAGGAGACTGATTCCAGCTGTGAGGAACTGCAGAAAGGCTCG ATTTGTTGGTTGTTATCTCTCAAAGACTGAATTTGAAGTTGTTGCGtccgctctgaagtccaacccctcccatctgacagaactggacctgagtcagaacaagaacctgcaggattcaggagtgaagcttctgtctggtggactggagagtccaaactgtagactggagactctgag attacagagctgcagtctgtcagagatcagatgttcttctctggtctcagctctgaagtccaacccctcccatctggaatatctggacctgagtctgaaccccctgcaggattcaggagtggaacatctgtgtggtttcctggagagtccagactgcagactggagactctgag ATTacagagctgcagtctgtcagagatcagctgttcttctctggtctcagctctgaagtccaacccctcccatctggaacatctggacctgagtctgaacaccctgcaggattcaggagtgaaacatctgtgtggtttccaggagagtccagactgcagactggagactctgag GTTGGAGAACTGCtggttgtcagagatcagctgttcttctctggtctcagctctgaagtccaacccctcccacctgaaacacctgaaacatctggacctgagctggaaccagctgcaggattcaggagtggaacatctgtgtggtttcctggagagtccagactgcagactggagactctgag CTTGCAGTGCTGCGGTTTGTcagggatcagctgttcttctctggtctcagctctgaagtccaacccctcccatctgaaacatctggacctgagattCAACTACaagctgcaggctgcagatgtggagcagctgtctggtctggtggagagtccagactaccagctgcagactctcag GTCGGAGcgctgcagtttgtcagagatcagatgtcgtcctctggtctcagctctggagTCCAACCCGTCTGatctggaacatctggacctgagtaagaacgagctgcaggattcagatgtgaagcagctgtgtgttcttctggagagtccagactgcagactggagactctgag GTTGGAGTTCTGCAGTTTGTcagggatcagctgttcttctctggtctcagctctgaagtccaacccctcccatctgaaacatctggacctgcgTAACAACTACaagctgcaggctgcagatgtggagcagctgtCTGGTCTTGTGCAGAGTccagactaccagctgcagactcttag
- the LOC133441406 gene encoding NACHT, LRR and PYD domains-containing protein 12-like isoform X3: protein MTEVQKMDGCVEEEEERPESPGSICLSMKSDRSRREPLNFSKEPGPSDTEGRYRSQRPESPGSICLSMKSDWSKDKPPGFSEEPGPSDTEGRKMRGVGVEEQPSYCPLCQDVLKDPVSSSCGHWFCRRCMSSYWDQSAPPGSSSCPQCGKRSRTRAGLQTASQSRTVPADAGLQEVLDEHKTSLRRRCEHVTQGIDEPGSRTPLNRIYTELFITEGLSEEVDTQHEVRQLETASRMKSLHDAPIRCQDIFKALPNQCGAIRVVLTNGVAGAGKTFSVQKFSLDWAEGSENQDVTVVILLSFRELHLIGDGQLSLLRLIQVFHPSLQKLTAEQLAAGKPLFIFDGLDESRHSLDFNNGPVVSDVTQSSSVNVLLTNLIQGNLLPSALIWITSRPAAANQIPHKHVDRVTEVRGFTDGQKEEYFRRRFRDEERSSSIVSHMKTSRTLHIMCKLPVFCWITATVLDHMLTTEQREELPKTLTDMFSHFLLVQTKRKRNKYQEGHETSQWELTEDDRDLLLKLGRLAFEHLEKGNIMFYQEDLEQCGLDVPEASVYSGVCTQIFRRDCEVFQKPVYCFVHLSIQEFLAAVYVLHCWSTRNTDVLENFLGENRYSSLDDFLKRVMQKSMWSKNGHLDLFVRFLHGLSVESNQRLLGGLLNQTENDPETIQRVINNLKKMKTDDISPDRSINIFQCLMEMNDLSVHQQIQEFLKLENRSEQELSEIQCSCLPYMLQMLEEVLDELDLDKYNTTPGGRRRLIPAVRNCRKARFVGCYLSKTEFEVVASALKSNPSHLTELDLSQNKNLQDSGVKLLSGGLESPNCRLETLRLQSCSLSEIRCSSLVSALKSNPSHLEYLDLSLNPLQDSGVEHLCGFLESPDCRLETLRLQSCSLSEISCSSLVSALKSNPSHLEHLDLSLNTLQDSGVKHLCGFQESPDCRLETLRLENCWLSEISCSSLVSALKSNPSHLKHLKHLDLSWNQLQDSGVEHLCGFLESPDCRLETLSLQCCGLSGISCSSLVSALKSNPSHLKHLDLRFNYKLQAADVEQLSGLVESPDYQLQTLRSERCSLSEIRCRPLVSALESNPSDLEHLDLSKNELQDSDVKQLCVLLESPDCRLETLRLENCRMSEISCSSLVSALKSNPSHLKHLKHLDLSENYHLQDSGVKRLCGFLESPDCRLETLRLVWCSLSEISCSSLVSAVKSNPSHLKLLDLSHNYNLQDSGVEHLCGFLESPDCRLETLRLEFCSLSGISCSSLVSALKSNPSHLKHLDLRNNYKLQAADVEQLSGLVQSPDYQLQTLRSLRY, encoded by the exons AGGGAGGAAGATGAGAGGAGTtggtgtggaggagcagccgtcCTACTGTCCTTTGTGTCAGGACGTCCTGAAGGATCCAGTCTCTAGCAGCTGTGGACACTGGTTCTGCAGACGCTGCATGAGCTCATACTGGGACCAGTCTGCTCCACCAGGATCGTCCTCCTGTCCCCAGTGTGGAAAAAGATCCAGAACCAGAGCTGGACTGCAGACAGCCAGTCAGAGCAGAACTGTACCAG CAGATGCTGGTCTGCAGGAGGTCCTAGATGAACATAAGACCAGTCTGAGGAGGAGATGTGAACATGTGACTCAAGGAATTGATGAACCGGGAAGTAGAACCCCCCTCAACaggatctacacggagctcttcATCACAGAGGGACTGAGTGAAGAGGTTGATACCCAACATGAGGTGAGGCAGCTGGAGACAGCTTCCAGGATGAAGAGCCTCCATGACGCTCCAATCAGATGCCAGGACATCTTTAAAGCCTTACCCAACCAATGTGGAGCCATCAGAGTGGTTCTGACGAACGGCGTCGCTGGCGCTGGGAAAACCTTCTCGGTTCAGAAGTTCTCTCTGGACTGGGCCGAGGGCTCGGAGAACCAAGACGTCACCGTGGTGATTCTGCTCTCGTTCAGGGAGCTGCACCTGATCGGAGATGGGCAGCTCAGTCTTCTCAGGCTGATCCAGGTTTTCCATCCATCGTTACAGAAGctcacagcagagcagctggctgccgggaaaccgttgttcatctttgacggcctGGATGAAAGCAGACATTCCCTGGACTTCAACAACGGTCCGGTCGTGTCTGACGTCACACAGAGCTCATCGGTCAACGTGCTGCTGACCAACCTCAtccaggggaacctgcttccctcagctctcatctggatcacttccagacctgcagcagccaatcagatccctcacaaacacgtggacagggtgacagaagtacgaggcttcaccgacggccagaaggaggaatacttcaggaggaggttcagggatgaagagcggtccagcagcatcgtctcccacatgaagacatccagaaccctccacatcatgtgtaaactcccggtcttctgctggatcactgctacagttctggaccacatgttgaccacagagcagagagaagagctgcccaagaccctgactgacatgttctcccacttcctgctggtccagactaagaggaagaggaacaagTACCAGGAGGGACATGAGACGAGTCAATGGGAGCTGACGGAGGATGACAGGgaccttctcctgaagctggggAGGCTGGCGTTCGAACATCTGGAGAAAGGAAACATCATGTTCTACCAAGAAGACCTGGAGCAGTGTGGTCTTGATGTCCCAGAGGCCTCGGTGTACTCAGGAGTTTGTACCCAGATCTTCAGGAGAGACTGTGAGGTCTTCCAGAAACCCGTCTACtgctttgttcatctgagcATCCAGGAGTTCCTGGCTGCAGTCTACGTGCTGCACTGTTGGTCCACCAGGAACACAGATGTGCTGGAGAACTTCCTGGGAGAAAACAGATACTCATCTCTGGATGACTTCCTGAAGAGAGTCATGCAGAAATCCATGTGGAGTAAAAATGGCCACCTGGACCTGTTTGTCCGCTTCCTTCATGGTCTTTCTGTGGAGTCCAACCAGAGACTGTTAGGAGGTCTGCTGAACCAGACGGAGAACGATCCAGAAACCATCCAGAGAGTCATCAACAACCTGAAGAAGATGAAAACTGATGATATCTCTCCTGACAGAAGCATCAACATCTTCCAGTGTCTGATGGAGATGAACGACCTCTCAGTTCATCAGCAGATCCAAGAGTTCCTGAAGTTAGAGAACAGATCAGAGCAGGAACTCTCTGAGATCCAGTGTTCATGTCTGCCCtacatgctgcagatgttggaggaggttctggatgAGTTGGACCTGGACAAGTACAATACAACACCAGGGGGTCGAAGGAGACTGATTCCAGCTGTGAGGAACTGCAGAAAGGCTCG ATTTGTTGGTTGTTATCTCTCAAAGACTGAATTTGAAGTTGTTGCGtccgctctgaagtccaacccctcccatctgacagaactggacctgagtcagaacaagaacctgcaggattcaggagtgaagcttctgtctggtggactggagagtccaaactgtagactggagactctgag attacagagctgcagtctgtcagagatcagatgttcttctctggtctcagctctgaagtccaacccctcccatctggaatatctggacctgagtctgaaccccctgcaggattcaggagtggaacatctgtgtggtttcctggagagtccagactgcagactggagactctgag ATTacagagctgcagtctgtcagagatcagctgttcttctctggtctcagctctgaagtccaacccctcccatctggaacatctggacctgagtctgaacaccctgcaggattcaggagtgaaacatctgtgtggtttccaggagagtccagactgcagactggagactctgag GTTGGAGAACTGCtggttgtcagagatcagctgttcttctctggtctcagctctgaagtccaacccctcccacctgaaacacctgaaacatctggacctgagctggaaccagctgcaggattcaggagtggaacatctgtgtggtttcctggagagtccagactgcagactggagactctgag CTTGCAGTGCTGCGGTTTGTcagggatcagctgttcttctctggtctcagctctgaagtccaacccctcccatctgaaacatctggacctgagattCAACTACaagctgcaggctgcagatgtggagcagctgtctggtctggtggagagtccagactaccagctgcagactctcag GTCGGAGcgctgcagtttgtcagagatcagatgtcgtcctctggtctcagctctggagTCCAACCCGTCTGatctggaacatctggacctgagtaagaacgagctgcaggattcagatgtgaagcagctgtgtgttcttctggagagtccagactgcagactggagactctgag GTTGGAGAACTGCAGGATGTccgagatcagctgttcttctctggtctcagctctgaagtccaacccctcccacctgaaacatctgaaacatctggacctgagtgagaactaccacctgcaggattcaggagtgaaacgtctgtgtggtttcctggagagtccagactgcagactggagactctgag GTTGGTGTGGTGCAGTTtatcagagatcagctgttcttctctggtctcagctgtgaagtccaacccctcccacctgaaactTCTGGACCTCAGTCACAACtacaacctgcaggattcaggagtggaacatctgtgtggtttcctggagagtccagactgcagactggagactctgag GTTGGAGTTCTGCAGTTTGTcagggatcagctgttcttctctggtctcagctctgaagtccaacccctcccatctgaaacatctggacctgcgTAACAACTACaagctgcaggctgcagatgtggagcagctgtCTGGTCTTGTGCAGAGTccagactaccagctgcagactcttag